In the Pseudolabrys taiwanensis genome, one interval contains:
- a CDS encoding DUF2336 domain-containing protein: MSQSPASPPLDGLLDLACRDGVDIRPTLLRVLTDLYVQKATHTAYEETQYVELALGLIQSADEPTRAAVHASLRDYAGAPKAVLEALGGQLAPPTPRPMAEAMQEIAQAIAQEMARRSEPEPKPAPPAAVSDDLVEVFFSASASDRRLVLANLDVVDGPRLRPLAAAHETVAQLEIAALQRNSDAFCRTLMRDLGLDRRLAERIVHDDLGEGLVVVAKAIGMKAAVLHRILLFLNPAIGQSVDRVYDLANLFGEISAQAAAHLLSTWTKPVARKQPVHAPVLYDDERRRARPASSTTRAGERPAQPGALKTNSR, translated from the coding sequence ATGTCCCAGTCCCCCGCGTCTCCGCCGCTCGACGGCCTACTCGACCTGGCCTGCCGCGACGGCGTCGACATCCGTCCGACCCTCCTGCGCGTCCTTACCGACCTGTACGTGCAGAAGGCGACGCACACCGCCTATGAAGAGACCCAGTATGTCGAGCTCGCGCTGGGGCTGATCCAATCGGCCGACGAGCCGACGCGCGCGGCCGTGCATGCGAGCCTGCGCGATTATGCGGGAGCCCCCAAGGCCGTGCTGGAAGCGCTCGGCGGACAACTCGCGCCGCCGACCCCACGCCCCATGGCCGAAGCTATGCAGGAGATCGCCCAAGCGATCGCGCAAGAAATGGCGCGACGGTCGGAACCCGAACCGAAACCCGCCCCGCCTGCGGCTGTGTCTGACGATCTCGTCGAAGTATTTTTCTCCGCATCGGCCAGCGATCGCCGGTTGGTTCTCGCCAATCTCGACGTCGTGGACGGGCCGCGGCTGCGTCCCCTCGCCGCCGCTCACGAGACCGTCGCGCAGCTCGAAATAGCGGCGCTACAGCGCAATTCCGACGCCTTCTGCCGCACGCTCATGCGCGATCTCGGCCTCGATCGCCGGCTTGCCGAGCGCATCGTCCATGATGACCTTGGCGAGGGCCTGGTGGTCGTTGCCAAAGCCATCGGCATGAAGGCGGCCGTGCTGCACCGGATCCTGCTTTTCCTCAATCCGGCCATCGGCCAATCGGTCGACCGCGTCTACGATCTCGCCAATCTGTTCGGCGAGATATCGGCGCAAGCAGCGGCTCACCTGCTGTCGACCTGGACCAAGCCCGTCGCGCGGAAGCAGCCGGTTCATGCCCCCGTGCTGTATGACGATGAGCGTCGTCGGGCGCGCCCGGCATCAAGCACGACGCGCGCCGGCGAGCGGCCGGCGCAACCTGGCGCTCTCAAAACCAACAGCCGCTGA
- a CDS encoding DUF1491 family protein, whose protein sequence is MRLKSGIWASAYLRRCNIEGAFAAVRRRGADEAGAIFIKLNRLDGTGVLYGPAPQAVFDEARPAERLFSVLLGQNGPVAEADIEARLTREIKFDPDVWIIEVEDRAGRNFLDDAVV, encoded by the coding sequence ATGCGATTGAAATCGGGCATCTGGGCGTCGGCTTATCTGCGCCGCTGTAATATCGAGGGCGCGTTCGCGGCCGTGCGTCGGCGCGGAGCCGACGAAGCGGGCGCCATCTTCATCAAGCTCAATCGGCTCGACGGCACCGGCGTGCTTTACGGGCCCGCGCCGCAGGCCGTGTTCGATGAAGCGCGCCCGGCCGAGCGATTGTTCTCCGTCCTGCTCGGCCAGAACGGCCCGGTGGCGGAGGCCGACATCGAGGCGCGGCTGACGCGGGAGATTAAATTCGACCCCGACGTTTGGATCATTGAAGTCGAGGATCGCGCCGGCCGCAATTTTCTGGACGACGCGGTGGTGTAA
- a CDS encoding peptidoglycan-binding domain-containing protein produces the protein MRKRSRQEQEVETGRGAKVAAAIGRHPREFVGIVMATGATVMIFANALFLQKGPHPAPIFATRPVVAVPAPPPRVQIAPAVAPVAPSAATIAPPVDNGSSRTQLITDIQRELNRRGYYDGAVDGVWGARTDAAARDFAQAAGLKINVEASDGLLRAILSSGAKRAAAEPPARTNDPIAQLIAPSKRVLAVQRALADFGYGQLKPTGLYDPDTRAAIEKFERDRRLPVTGQISDRLVRDLAAMTGRPLE, from the coding sequence GTGCGTAAGCGCAGTCGACAGGAGCAGGAGGTCGAGACGGGCCGCGGCGCCAAGGTCGCGGCGGCCATCGGTCGTCATCCGCGCGAGTTCGTCGGCATCGTCATGGCAACCGGCGCGACAGTCATGATTTTCGCAAATGCGCTCTTTTTGCAGAAGGGCCCCCATCCGGCGCCGATTTTTGCGACGCGTCCCGTTGTTGCGGTTCCGGCGCCGCCGCCGCGCGTGCAGATTGCGCCCGCCGTGGCGCCCGTTGCGCCTTCCGCCGCAACCATTGCGCCGCCGGTCGATAACGGTTCGAGCCGCACGCAACTGATCACCGACATCCAGCGCGAGCTTAATCGTCGTGGCTACTATGACGGCGCCGTGGATGGCGTCTGGGGTGCGCGCACCGACGCGGCCGCGCGTGATTTCGCGCAGGCGGCCGGTCTCAAGATCAATGTCGAGGCAAGCGACGGTCTGTTGCGCGCGATCCTCTCGTCGGGTGCCAAGCGGGCTGCCGCGGAACCGCCGGCGCGCACCAACGATCCGATCGCACAACTGATCGCGCCATCGAAACGTGTGCTGGCCGTGCAGCGGGCGCTCGCCGATTTCGGCTACGGTCAGCTCAAGCCAACTGGCCTCTACGATCCGGACACGCGCGCCGCCATCGAGAAGTTCGAGCGCGACCGCCGCCTGCCGGTGACCGGTCAGATCTCCGACCGCCTCGTGCGCGATTTGGCGGCGATGACCGGCCGTCCGCTCGAGTGA
- a CDS encoding DUF1214 domain-containing protein, with translation MRLLFGTLFVLAVGAVIGLSGTYFALKRGAAFGALTIGAWTAWPKTGTVDADPYARASIARIGLLPTAVGDGITFAAESDDKGKPLDGRCDVVVAGITPSARFWTITLYNREGELAANSVGRHGFTSQEIVRGADGSFSIVAAPRAQPGNWLPTGGIERYTLVLRLYDTAVGVSTRAGREVPMPSVTTRGCP, from the coding sequence GTGCGGCTGCTTTTCGGAACGCTGTTTGTCCTCGCGGTCGGCGCCGTCATCGGCCTGAGCGGCACCTATTTCGCGTTGAAGCGCGGCGCCGCGTTCGGCGCCCTCACGATTGGCGCGTGGACGGCTTGGCCGAAGACCGGAACGGTGGACGCCGACCCGTACGCACGCGCTTCGATCGCCCGCATCGGCCTCCTGCCAACCGCGGTCGGCGACGGCATCACTTTCGCCGCCGAATCGGACGACAAGGGCAAGCCGCTCGACGGCCGCTGCGATGTGGTCGTCGCCGGCATCACGCCGTCGGCGCGTTTCTGGACCATCACCCTCTACAATCGCGAGGGCGAACTCGCGGCCAATTCGGTCGGGCGCCACGGCTTCACCAGCCAGGAAATCGTTCGCGGCGCCGACGGCAGCTTCTCCATTGTCGCCGCGCCGCGGGCTCAGCCCGGCAACTGGCTGCCGACCGGCGGCATTGAGCGCTACACCTTGGTGCTGCGCCTCTACGACACGGCCGTCGGCGTCTCGACGCGCGCCGGCCGCGAGGTGCCGATGCCATCCGTCACGACCCGGGGTTGCCCATGA
- a CDS encoding DUF1254 domain-containing protein encodes MIRWALLLLGGCLLGGVVHIATIIMLPRTATRDAYARLEPITPVNTVTPLPPPTSDAAAMPYMDPAFASAICRYDLSQGPMKLSVPVRTAYTSVSFYTNRDVAYYAINDRAAGRRVIELDLMTIEQHNQMPEEEDVTAADRLIVESPSLTGLIAIRAMAPEPGLMPQAQSAVAAAQCRRSDDVKGSR; translated from the coding sequence ATGATCCGCTGGGCCCTTCTGCTTCTCGGTGGCTGCTTGCTTGGCGGCGTGGTGCACATCGCCACGATCATCATGTTGCCGCGTACGGCGACGCGCGACGCCTATGCGCGGTTGGAGCCGATCACGCCCGTGAACACGGTCACGCCGCTTCCGCCGCCGACGTCCGATGCCGCCGCGATGCCTTATATGGATCCGGCGTTTGCGAGCGCGATCTGCCGTTACGATCTCTCGCAAGGACCGATGAAGCTCAGCGTGCCCGTTCGCACGGCCTATACCTCGGTGTCGTTCTACACCAACCGTGACGTCGCTTATTACGCGATCAACGATCGCGCCGCCGGCCGCCGCGTCATCGAACTCGATCTGATGACGATCGAACAGCACAATCAGATGCCCGAGGAAGAGGACGTCACCGCGGCCGACCGCCTGATCGTCGAGTCGCCCTCCCTCACCGGCCTCATTGCGATCCGGGCGATGGCGCCCGAGCCCGGCCTGATGCCGCAGGCGCAAAGCGCGGTCGCCGCGGCGCAGTGCCGCCGCTCCGACGACGTCAAAGGCTCACGCTGA
- a CDS encoding transglycosylase domain-containing protein — MRDLFPRDWKPNLKKFFLAIDAWVDFSLFRSLSGARETYGRFSTFMDRFHVAGWRRWLTELLSEGATLGTAGAILMLALAIPAFRETSDDDWLKKSELAVTFLDRYGNEVGSRGIKHNDSVPLEEFPDHLIKAVLATEDRRFYDHFGIDIAGTARAFVTNARAGGVVQGGSSLSQQLAKNLFLSNERTLERKVKEAFLALWLEARLTKNEILKLYLDRAYMGGGAFGVDAAAQYYFNKSARDVDLAEAAMLAGLFKAPTKFSPNVNLPAARARANVVLDNLVDTGFMTEGQVFGARRHPATPVDRRDDRAANYYLDYAFDEMKKLVDTFPKSMTERVFVVRTALDTGMQKAADAAVENSLRQYGQEYHAKQAAAVLMEVDGSVRAMVGGRDYGASQFNRATDAMRQPGSSFKPYVYATALMHGFKPTSIVVDAPICLGNWCPHNYGNGYAGSMTLIQALTRSINTIAVRLSVAVGDGNPKLGRSRIVKLAHDMGIKSQLPDTPSLPIGADAVTVLEHVGAYGTFPNLGKAVTPHAILEVRTGDGQTIWRYDRDGPKPRQVMPPKVAQDMITMMNSVVENGTGRRARLDGIAAAGKTGTTNAYRDAWFMGYTGNFVCGVWFGNDDYTSTNRMTGGALPAMTWHGIMEYAHQGMELKQLPGVPVPQVRQPVVAEAKSKSDAPPPPVRPAVLTRRGADILVRVERLMEDANRALGPTPPTATTEKKKQAEAEKPDALASALEGKAFGRN, encoded by the coding sequence TTGCGCGACCTGTTCCCCCGGGATTGGAAGCCCAATCTCAAGAAGTTCTTCCTGGCGATCGACGCCTGGGTGGATTTCAGCCTGTTCCGGAGCCTGTCCGGCGCGCGCGAGACCTATGGGCGTTTCTCCACCTTCATGGACCGCTTCCACGTCGCCGGCTGGCGGCGGTGGCTGACGGAGTTGCTCTCGGAAGGCGCCACGCTCGGCACCGCCGGCGCGATCCTGATGCTGGCGCTCGCCATCCCCGCCTTCCGCGAGACCTCGGACGACGACTGGCTGAAGAAGTCGGAGCTCGCCGTGACCTTCCTCGACCGCTACGGCAACGAGGTCGGCTCGCGCGGCATCAAGCACAACGACTCGGTGCCGCTGGAGGAGTTTCCCGATCACCTGATCAAGGCCGTGCTGGCGACCGAGGACCGGCGCTTCTACGACCATTTCGGCATCGACATCGCCGGCACGGCGCGCGCCTTCGTGACCAATGCGCGCGCCGGCGGCGTCGTGCAGGGCGGCTCGTCTCTGTCGCAGCAGCTCGCCAAGAACCTGTTCCTGTCGAACGAGCGCACGCTCGAGCGCAAGGTGAAGGAGGCGTTCCTGGCGCTGTGGCTCGAGGCGCGGCTGACCAAGAACGAGATTTTGAAGCTGTATCTGGATCGCGCCTATATGGGCGGCGGCGCCTTCGGCGTCGACGCGGCGGCGCAGTATTACTTCAACAAGTCGGCGCGCGACGTCGATCTCGCGGAAGCCGCGATGCTCGCCGGCCTGTTCAAGGCGCCGACCAAGTTCTCGCCCAACGTCAACCTGCCGGCCGCGCGCGCCAGAGCCAACGTCGTGCTCGACAACCTCGTCGACACCGGCTTCATGACCGAGGGTCAGGTCTTCGGCGCCCGCCGCCACCCCGCCACCCCCGTCGACCGCCGAGACGACCGCGCGGCGAACTATTATCTCGACTATGCCTTCGACGAGATGAAGAAGCTCGTCGACACCTTTCCGAAGTCGATGACCGAGCGCGTCTTCGTCGTGCGCACCGCGCTCGACACCGGCATGCAGAAGGCGGCGGATGCCGCGGTCGAGAACTCGCTGCGTCAGTACGGCCAGGAGTATCACGCCAAGCAGGCGGCGGCGGTGCTGATGGAAGTCGACGGCTCGGTGCGCGCCATGGTCGGCGGCCGCGACTACGGCGCCAGCCAGTTCAACCGCGCCACCGACGCCATGCGTCAGCCCGGTTCGTCGTTCAAGCCTTACGTCTACGCCACCGCCTTGATGCACGGCTTCAAGCCGACCTCGATCGTCGTCGACGCGCCGATCTGTCTCGGCAACTGGTGCCCGCACAACTACGGCAACGGCTATGCCGGCTCGATGACCCTGATCCAGGCGCTGACACGCTCGATCAACACCATCGCGGTGCGCCTGTCGGTCGCCGTCGGCGATGGCAATCCCAAGCTCGGCCGCTCGCGCATCGTCAAGCTCGCGCACGACATGGGCATCAAGAGCCAGTTGCCGGACACGCCGTCGCTGCCGATCGGCGCCGACGCCGTCACCGTGCTCGAACATGTCGGCGCCTACGGCACCTTCCCCAATCTCGGCAAGGCCGTCACGCCGCACGCGATCCTGGAAGTGCGCACCGGCGACGGTCAGACGATCTGGCGCTACGATCGCGACGGGCCCAAGCCGCGCCAGGTCATGCCGCCCAAGGTCGCGCAAGACATGATCACGATGATGAACAGCGTGGTCGAAAACGGCACCGGCCGGCGCGCGCGCCTCGACGGCATCGCGGCCGCCGGCAAGACCGGCACCACCAACGCTTATCGTGACGCCTGGTTCATGGGTTACACGGGCAACTTCGTGTGCGGCGTCTGGTTCGGCAACGACGACTACACGTCGACCAACCGCATGACCGGCGGCGCGCTGCCGGCAATGACGTGGCATGGGATCATGGAATACGCACACCAAGGCATGGAGTTGAAGCAATTGCCGGGCGTGCCGGTGCCGCAGGTCCGCCAGCCTGTCGTCGCCGAAGCCAAATCGAAGTCGGACGCACCGCCACCGCCTGTTCGTCCGGCCGTGCTGACGCGGCGCGGGGCCGACATTCTGGTGCGCGTCGAGCGCCTGATGGAAGACGCCAACCGTGCCCTCGGCCCGACGCCGCCAACGGCGACGACCGAGAAGAAGAAACAAGCCGAGGCCGAAAAGCCGGATGCCCTCGCCTCCGCCCTGGAGGGCAAGGCTTTCGGTCGTAACTGA
- a CDS encoding YcgN family cysteine cluster protein, which produces MPDETPFWRRKRMSEMTAAEWESLCDGCGRCCLNKLIDEDTNETVYTDVGCVLLDGETCRCIDYKNRQKKVSDCVKLTWRNVSRLSWLPPTCGYRLIAQGKDLPWWHPLVSGTQETVHKAGISVRGRVSASEEDVPDEKLVDYIVGWPGKWPRGTKRRAR; this is translated from the coding sequence ATGCCGGACGAGACGCCCTTCTGGCGGCGCAAGCGCATGAGCGAGATGACCGCCGCGGAGTGGGAGAGCCTGTGCGACGGCTGCGGGCGCTGCTGCCTCAACAAGCTGATCGACGAGGACACCAACGAGACGGTGTACACCGACGTCGGCTGCGTGCTGCTGGACGGCGAGACCTGCCGCTGCATCGACTACAAGAACCGGCAGAAGAAGGTGTCGGACTGCGTCAAGCTCACCTGGCGCAACGTCTCGCGCCTGTCCTGGCTGCCGCCGACCTGCGGCTATCGGCTGATCGCGCAGGGCAAGGACCTGCCCTGGTGGCACCCCTTGGTCTCCGGCACGCAGGAGACGGTGCACAAGGCCGGCATCTCCGTGCGCGGCCGCGTCAGCGCCAGCGAAGAGGACGTGCCGGACGAGAAGCTCGTCGATTACATTGTTGGGTGGCCGGGGAAGTGGCCGAGGGGAACAAAGCGCAGGGCGCGATGA
- a CDS encoding toll/interleukin-1 receptor domain-containing protein codes for MKAFLSHSSRDKATVEQVAAQLGAANVELDSETFDRGLLNVTAIQDALRRSSLFILFLSKDALASGVVRYEALLAQELFARGIVERFLVICLDENSFSSADDNWKTFNFVRKATSPQSIARLIQHQIILLQSKLSGAAQPFVGRLKELGETKEKLIDPKLTRLRGIYVSGFAGTGRRTFARRLFSDIYPSVISVFPEISIEELDGLEEIYRKLSEKLAPNSTLSAYRTRILAFATETEAGKEHLIVQLLERAIDTREAVLIIDHGGLLDRDGQFQSPVRQIIARLPPQRRPCVVFIAERMMPQARQRDTEGLIFCRLSSLSFDETKQLIGLMLRNSGITYTENDLAELANLSDGHPFNVAFLVEAVKHYGIKIILGDPSEITQWKRRRASDFLTKIAFSPEEQKIISALNHFNVLDFEILVQVSGGDSVKASNALAKLIDYHVVEIDTDTFSIALPLRIAVRRDKRFDLSGEPLRALLSAVGGILTAKAESDEIAAPMVEGAILARLQEGGEIPTLFSAFLLPSHLVWLARRRYDAKKFDESISLARSALNDSGRLSPAGRVEASRILCLASARLGQEANFQYGIDILKANANDSWARSNLNFLLGFMARMRGHLPEAETFMRKAYDDAPGNFSAAHGLASICLVRGNLSDAEKFARKAFEVAPDNAYVLDVLLRILFGDDPHTLKRNESEINYLLERLKAVGEEEGKSFYTTRRADYEFRTGNLSEACKLIDEAAHKTPGIFNVHELRAKIYLERGNKTIAAEEIQKMRDVVYRPNTSERLTNLRVLLETEASYYSASGMFDEAKKIYKRKDVFTDVEATAAVRKIEIEQGYRNR; via the coding sequence ATGAAGGCCTTTCTCAGTCACTCCTCACGCGACAAAGCAACTGTTGAGCAGGTCGCTGCCCAACTCGGGGCTGCAAATGTTGAACTGGACTCCGAGACCTTTGACCGCGGATTATTGAACGTCACGGCCATTCAGGACGCACTTCGCAGGTCGTCATTATTCATACTTTTTCTCTCGAAAGATGCTTTGGCTTCCGGAGTAGTTCGATATGAAGCTCTACTCGCTCAAGAGTTATTTGCACGAGGCATCGTCGAACGATTTCTCGTGATCTGCCTTGATGAAAATTCGTTCTCCTCCGCCGACGACAACTGGAAAACCTTCAATTTTGTACGCAAAGCAACATCTCCGCAGTCCATTGCAAGATTAATCCAGCACCAAATAATTCTGTTGCAATCAAAATTATCGGGAGCCGCACAGCCATTTGTAGGCCGATTGAAAGAACTTGGCGAAACAAAGGAGAAGCTAATAGACCCAAAGCTGACTCGCCTTCGCGGTATTTACGTGTCCGGATTCGCCGGGACAGGCCGAAGAACATTCGCCCGCCGACTATTCAGCGACATATACCCCTCTGTTATTTCCGTATTTCCTGAGATCTCCATTGAAGAGTTAGATGGACTCGAAGAGATTTACAGAAAGCTCTCCGAGAAACTCGCACCCAACTCGACGCTATCGGCCTATCGAACACGTATACTAGCCTTTGCTACAGAGACCGAAGCGGGCAAAGAGCACCTAATTGTCCAGCTATTAGAACGAGCGATTGATACCCGCGAAGCAGTACTCATTATCGACCACGGCGGACTGCTAGATCGTGATGGACAATTCCAGTCACCGGTGCGGCAAATTATTGCACGACTCCCACCCCAACGACGCCCATGCGTAGTTTTTATCGCCGAACGAATGATGCCACAGGCTCGTCAGCGAGATACCGAAGGCTTGATATTTTGTCGCCTTTCGTCACTTAGCTTTGATGAAACCAAGCAACTCATCGGCCTAATGCTCCGCAACTCCGGCATCACCTATACGGAGAACGATCTCGCTGAACTGGCCAACCTGAGTGATGGACACCCGTTTAATGTCGCCTTTCTTGTGGAGGCGGTGAAGCACTATGGCATTAAGATCATACTAGGAGATCCTTCAGAAATCACGCAATGGAAACGGCGCAGAGCATCTGATTTCCTGACCAAGATCGCATTCTCACCGGAAGAGCAAAAAATAATCTCAGCGCTTAATCACTTCAATGTTTTAGATTTTGAAATACTAGTCCAAGTCTCCGGGGGAGACAGCGTCAAAGCTTCAAATGCCCTCGCAAAACTAATAGATTACCACGTCGTTGAGATCGACACCGACACTTTCTCAATTGCCCTCCCTTTGCGCATCGCCGTCCGCAGAGACAAGCGTTTTGATCTATCTGGCGAGCCTTTACGAGCACTATTAAGCGCGGTCGGCGGAATACTCACAGCCAAGGCTGAGAGCGACGAGATCGCGGCTCCTATGGTCGAGGGAGCCATCCTCGCACGGCTCCAAGAAGGAGGCGAGATACCGACACTGTTCTCGGCATTTCTATTGCCGTCACATCTCGTTTGGCTAGCCCGCCGACGATACGATGCAAAAAAGTTCGATGAGAGCATTTCCCTTGCTCGAAGCGCACTTAATGACTCTGGAAGATTGTCACCGGCTGGCAGGGTTGAGGCCAGCAGAATTCTATGTCTTGCGTCCGCGAGACTGGGGCAGGAGGCGAACTTTCAGTATGGGATTGACATACTGAAGGCCAACGCGAACGACTCGTGGGCGCGAAGCAACCTTAATTTTCTTCTCGGATTTATGGCTCGGATGAGAGGTCACCTTCCCGAAGCTGAAACCTTTATGAGAAAAGCCTACGACGACGCTCCGGGAAACTTCTCGGCAGCGCATGGGCTCGCGTCAATATGTCTCGTTCGTGGAAACCTGTCGGATGCAGAGAAATTTGCGCGCAAGGCTTTTGAGGTCGCCCCAGACAACGCATACGTCCTTGATGTGCTCTTGAGAATTCTTTTCGGCGACGACCCACATACTCTCAAAAGGAACGAATCAGAGATCAACTACTTACTGGAACGACTAAAAGCCGTTGGAGAAGAAGAAGGAAAATCCTTTTATACAACCCGACGCGCAGATTACGAGTTCAGGACGGGCAATCTCAGCGAGGCCTGCAAGCTAATCGACGAGGCTGCCCACAAAACCCCAGGCATATTCAACGTCCACGAACTGAGGGCAAAGATATATTTAGAACGAGGAAACAAAACGATCGCCGCTGAAGAAATACAGAAGATGCGTGACGTCGTGTATCGCCCGAACACGTCAGAGCGCCTAACTAATTTGAGAGTCTTACTCGAGACCGAAGCGTCATACTATTCTGCCAGTGGCATGTTCGACGAGGCCAAGAAAATTTACAAAAGAAAAGACGTTTTCACTGACGTCGAAGCTACGGCTGCAGTTCGAAAAATTGAGATCGAGCAAGGCTACCGAAACCGTTGA